The nucleotide sequence GGTTAGAAAATCCGCACATGGGCATATCTTTTGTACCTTTCATAAAAAGGATGACAGGGTTTCCGCTAATATCATTTTTGATTTGTTCTGCTAATTCCATTACTTTTCCTATGAATTATTTTTCGCCCACTGTTGGGGCGAATACGTTTTTAACTGAAGTGCATGAATCTCCTTCGTCATATGGTTCCCCACTGCTTTATATACGGCCTGGTGTTGATCTACCAAAGATAAGCCATCAAAGGAATCGCTTATTACAACTGCACTAAAATGATCCTTGGTACCGGTTGTATCTACAACTTCAACTTTGGCGCCGGGGATGCCTGCTTCTATTAGTGTTTTTACTATTTCTGGTTCCATAATAATCTATTGATTTTTGGCGGCGAAAATTACAACTGGTTACGTCAGAAAATATCAAAAAATATGTGATATTCATCA is from Candidatus Neomarinimicrobiota bacterium and encodes:
- a CDS encoding BolA/IbaG family iron-sulfur metabolism protein; translated protein: MEPEIVKTLIEAGIPGAKVEVVDTTGTKDHFSAVVISDSFDGLSLVDQHQAVYKAVGNHMTKEIHALQLKTYSPQQWAKNNS